NNNNNNNNNNNNNNNNNNNNNGAAAGCTCATATAGTCCCCCATTGggttaaatcacacacacacacacaaagagagagagagagagagagagagagagagagagagagagagagagagagagaatgaatatgagaaTGTCAAAAAGCAGGAAGTCACTAAGCAATTCTGGGATTGGCACTTTTATTTCAAAGCAATTAGTAAGTTTGGTCTTGTGGACATAAAGTTTGAGTTACACAGTCATCCATTAAAGAATACACAAATAAGAACActtgaatattttcaaaatggcCACTCACCACAAGGTACAAGGAAGATTTAAGATTACTACTGTAagactgctttattttattttattttattttattttatttttgtgaccaCCTTTTCAAAAGAACTACCTGGTGTCTCCTAGGAGTCACATCAATTCCCCCGAAGGTGATGCCTCTCATAACTCCTGTGAGGCTCCCCATCACAGTCTATTGCCTGTGCCTGGGTTGAACTGATGCCTCGGCCCTGCTAAGCACTGCCAGGCCTCACCAGAAGGGCAGCTTCCTGGGACCTTTGAACTACATCCCAAAGCTAGAAGCCAGTCTGACTGCAGACTCTTTGAAAACTTGTATATTGTTCAACAAGCACTATCGATGGACTACCACAGTCAGGTGCCAGCAATTTTAGGTGATGCGGTCCCTTATCTACCTGTGTTGACAGTGGTCACTGTGAACCACAGCAGTGGGGTCTCCAAACCATCAAAGCGGCAGAGTTACCTAAAACCTTCACGTGTCCTTTCTACCTCCTCGATTATCTTTCTCAGAGTCCTTTTCAGTGAGCATCTTTTCTTTAGTTCGCTAACCTAACACGTCCCCCGCCCCAAGCTTCAAGTGTGTGACATTatcttctcagaagggggaactgGAAAGACGGGGGCTCCACCCTGATTTACATCTATTAAACCCGTTTGTCCTTCTTATGTGCCTGTGACATTCACCTGCCCAGAGGACTGTAAAAGCTTGTGCCAAAACAACAGTGCCTgggattttacttatttatttatttatttatttatttatttatttatttatgtattatttatttttgatgcaAGGTTACAGCACAGACCCCTCCTGCTTGCTATTCTTGTTATTCTGTTCGAGGAACTAATGCTCACTCAGCAGGGACCTAGGCCAATCAAATTACAAAAGCAGTCCAAGATAAAGTCAGCAGTTCACAGAGATAAAAGGCTTGTATGGGAACTGGGGAAGGTTAGGGGAGACTGCTCGGGCTGCCCCCATCCTCTATCATGAGAGTTACCTCACAGTTCACCtcggttgttttttattttattttattttattttattttaaaagcttccCTATCAACCCCTGGTTTAACAGTGTGGTCTACTTGGAGCACTTGAGCCAGTACAGGAAGGAGTTCTGTTGTCAAGAGGCTTCTTCAGGACTGAGTAAATCTCCCCTGTTGATGATGGACAGTATAAGCCACAGCAGGATCATCTCCATCTGGTCAAAATGGGTACTGCGTTCCCAAGACTTCCCGACGGACTGGTGGGACAGCCATGCCCCTTGCCCCACCCAAAGAAAAGTCAGATAGAATCGTAAACGCTACAGTGAGGGTCTTCGGAGGTGAGAAGCTTCGGACAGATTTTATAACTTTGATGTTAAAGGATGTAGAGAGAGGACAGCCATCACCAATGAGGGACAGCCATCACCAATGAGGGTTTGGGCTTTTGGTTCTTTCTGGATTTGGCTGGAAAGGGGTCTGGTAATGTTCTAACATGTTCCTTTCAGATGAATGCTCCATTTCTCTTGTCAACTAAGTTCTATCCCAATGGATTTCTTCATGTGGTGACAGACAGAACATAACTGGCTGACatgaatgacatttttttttaaaagacaaagataagGGCGTGACCAGTTTTTAGCTTGCCCGTATGGGATTACTAATTTTTGGCACACACAAGATAATCTCTGGTAAAGAAAGTCACTACCAAACGTAACTAATGTGACGCTGTGTCATTTGCCAGAGGCTTGCCCGGCAGTTATCTCATTATTTGCTCATTTGCATGGGCTTGTATATGGTCTTAAAAATCTTCAGAGATAAGACATGAGATCAATTCTTTGGGGCTATTTTCTGTTCTGCTGAGAGTGTTTGTGACTGCCAGGGGCAGGTTCATGCATGAATTATCTTACCCATGTCAAGGCCAATTGTAGCTGTATAGAGTCATCCTGGCAGTTACAGGCTGATAAGCACAAATTTCAAAACGGCACAAAGTGATTGAGCCAGGCTAGAACCAGAAACTGCAGGACCAAGGTAAGTATTATTGCTTAGTTGGACTGGGGATAGGAAGAGGCACATGCCACTTACCACTAACATTGTGACTCTAGCAACCTCTCTAATCTGTATTGACTGTGTGGGTTCATGTCTTTCCAGATGTGCAATGGGCAGTGGTCACCCGGGGCTGGAGGTGCTGCCCCTTGTCCCTTCCTGCTGTTCTGCAGATTTCTCTGGGAGACCGGAACTATAGAAGCTTTTACGCTGAAAGCTTTGAAAGCCCATTTACTTTACAGATTATTTGTGTTAAAGCTTGCTTATTCCCTGCTCAATAGCTTTCAAATCTTCCAACTTGTTCTTATCGGCAGCATTTATGTGGTGGAGGGATTATGTGTAGGTCTAGAGTTTGCCTTAgtgttctgtttttattcattGTCATTCAGCAAACTCATACCAAGCACCCACTAAAATGCCAAGAATACACAGATGAGCTGCCCATTTCAGAGACTATGCCTTGTCTAAGGTCTTGGTGCTCAGCACGCTGTGCGGGGGGCCTCTGGATCCAGCTCTAAACCCATGTTTTGCTGGTTGACCCTTCTTTGCATGGCTGAAGACTCTGGGGAGACTAGTCCTTTGAGGAGCAACCGTGGCCGAGGCTCGCACGGTTGAATTTCTAAGCACAGCAGCACAGGACAAGGCCTCCTGTTGAGTGATGTaacctggggaggggaggggtgagaggaaTTTCAGTGTCAACATTCATCTCTGAAACatgtattttgttctgttttatgtgtatgagagttctGCCTGATTGTGTggatgtgcaccacatgtgtgcctactgttcctagaggccagaagagggtgaaaGAACCCCCCAGAGCTGCCTTTCCAGGTGGCTATGAGCCAATTGAATACtaagaactgaattcaggttctttgcaagtgctcttaatcatagagccatttcttcagcccaacaatttttacaaataaaacaaaacaaaaacaaaacaacaacaaagaggtaTACAAAAGTTCTACTTCTGTGATTAGCAGGCCCTAGTTATACTATCTTTGGTTTGCCTTATTTTTCCTTCAATGAACATGATGAGTAACCCTCCCTGTCAATCTGATAATAATCTAAAGATTGTTGAGGTACACCTTGTGGGTACGGGTGTGCAGGTATTTCTAGAGAAGATTAGCTGGGGAGACTCGTCCTGAGTGTGCTTGGCACCAGGCCATGGACTGCAGagctagaagaaaagaaaaggtaaacagaagaaagccagctgagtaCCCACGCTCCCAGTGCTCTTCCTTCTGGCTGACAGGATGTGAAAAGCTGTCTTCTATCACCCCTTCCCTGCCACGAGGGGCTGACGCCTCTGGATaccatgagtcaaaataagtCCTTCCTAACCAAAGCGATTTCTGGCAGATTTTCTGTCACATGAATGAGAAGAGCTAACTGACAAAAGTGACTATAGTCATCAACTTGCATGTTTGGAAAGAAAATTGAACTTTGAGTAGACCTCCCATGTAACTCGTCTTAGATAGCACAATTTCTTTAACGCAGAGAAGGACATTATCTGATTTAAAAGATGTGAatgatttctttcagtgtttccCAAAGTACAGTCTTCACAGTACCCGGTGGATTCTCTGGATCCGTGTGTTTGAAGGAATACCCATTAGAATTTAGAATCCCACTCTCTTCAAAGACCTTCTGAATTAGAAACCCAGAGAGCAAGGCCTGGGGATCTGCATTTTAGTAAGATGGCAGTTAGCTTTTATGAACGCTAGTAACTGTATCTGCACTTAAGCTTATTGGCTTCTTTGGTATTTATCTCTGAAAACAGAGCCATGAGATGGTGCTTCCATCACACTTAAGATAACCTTCAGTAATCACCAAATCCCAGGTCCTTGCTTACTAGTTGTATGACCCTGGTCAAGTTATTTAACTCGTCTAGATTTCAGTTTTCTACCTGAGTTGAGAGAATTGTGCGGTAGAAGGGGCGAGCAACTAGAGACATTCTGGTAAGATAAAGGACTTCGTAGCAATGAGGCCTTCCAGGAACCTGATACTCATGATCTGTCCATGTCTTCTGAAACCACAGTGTCAACTGtgctttgtaaaatataaatggatttggtagaaagggagacagagcaaAGTATGAGCAGATAGAAGCTATGGTTCTTAGAGAAGCCACCTCTTGCCTGAAGCCCTCATTGACAATGACTGGCTGAATGGTCTTCACCAAATTACATGATTTGTCTGTGCTTCTGGCTCCATAACGacaaagcaggaagagagtgagacaTTGTACATTATGCTCTTGGTTGAATGTATGGACTATGCCAAATGCTCAAGCAAGGGGGTTCTTATTGTTGGGAGTAAACTCACTTTGATCTTACACAAACAGTAAGGAGGGGAGCCATCATGTGAGCTCATGCTGGCTTTCTAAGTCCAGGGATATTGATCTACTAGATCAAGTTCATATAAATCTCGGAGAGTTGTTAACATTTTATAAGAATCAATACTCTAATTTCTTTAAACCCTCTTAATTCACCTATAAAACTTCACTGTCTATTGTCAGGGATAATCATTTTTAAACTTGGTTAGCCAACCATGTTGATAAAATAGGTCGGCAGAGGCCATTCTTCTAGAATTATTTATCTGGAGATGTGACTTCTGGCTATAATGAGTAAGTCTCCTACTGATATGCCTGGTTAAGGTAGTTAAACTCACCCAGATGCTGTTGGTACCCAAGGCTGTGAATGTAGCGGGTCTGCAGGGCCTTCCACTGGGGCCTGGAGTCATAAATCCTCATGATGCTGTACAAGTAGCGCCGCTGCCCTTGATTTAGGTCCTGCCAGAACCAAGAGGTGACTTTGATAAATCCCTACGTAATTAAAAGTGTGTGATACACTCAAAATGAGTGTCCACAGGAATAAGATGCTTCTCTTAGGAAATTTCCCTTCACCATTTCTGTAAACAATATTCTTCTTGTATGACGATGCTGAAAACAGTGAAGGAAACAGTGCTAGGTGATGTCAGTCATGGTTTTATCCTGAGGGAGATGTAAAGGCTTCTGGGATATAAGGATTTTATTGGTCCTTAACTGAGAAAAATAGGTTGTGAGACTACATGCAGGGCCTGAAGTATGGTTGATTCCAGATAGCTGAGGTGTTCAGTGGAAAGTTCCAGTA
The sequence above is drawn from the Mus pahari chromosome 8, PAHARI_EIJ_v1.1, whole genome shotgun sequence genome and encodes:
- the Fam216b gene encoding protein FAM216B, translated to MWKDLKKQYKHQNVPRIPRIQVPAAAADNSLLKDLNQGQRRYLYSIMRIYDSRPQWKALQTRYIHSLGYQQHLGYITQQEALSCAAVLRNSTVRASATVAPQRTSLPRVFSHAKKGQPAKHGFRAGSRGPPHSVLSTKTLDKA